The sequence GAGAGTATTGGATATCCTTGATGCTGATGTGAAAATTGATGAGGCAGCTAATCCTGTTACAATTTCTACCCTTAATAATCAGATAGAATTTAATAATATCGGCTTTTTTTACGATAAAGACCATACCATCCTGAAGAACTTTTCTTTGATCATTCCGAAAGGAAAAACCGTTGCTCTTGTCGGGCAAAGTGGTAGTGGAAAGACGACCATTGCAAATCTTTTGGCAAGATTCTATGATGTTTCTGAAGGTGAAATTTTAATTGACGGTATTGATATTAAAAATTTAAAATTAAAAGAATACCGCCAGCTATTGGGAATGGTAACACAGGAATCGGTATTGTTCAACGATTCTGTTTACAATAATATTCTGATGGGTAAACCGGATGCAACCAGAGAAGAAGTGATAGCAGCGGCAAAAATCGCAAATGCAGATTCATTTATCACCAATCTTCCTGAAGGATATGATTCTAATATAGGGGATGATGGCGGAAAACTTTCCGGAGGGCAGAAACAAAGGGTTTCTATCGCAAGAGCGGTACTGAAAAATCCGCCAATTATGATTTTGGATGAAGCAACTTCTGCCTTGGATACAGAATCGGAAAGATTTGTTCAGGATGCACTGGAAAAAATGATGGAAAACAGAACATCTTTAGTGATTGCCCACCGACTTTCAACCATTCAGAAAGCAGACTGGATCGTAGTGATGGAAAAAGGAGTGATTGTAGAACAGGGAACTCACCACGACCTTATCGCAAAAAGAGGAATGTATCACAAGCTTGTTGAGCTACAGAATTTCGATTAAATCAAAGGGTGGGAAGCTTGGAGTTTTACCCTCACACCAAAACCTCCTGCCTCAAGCATCCATCAGCCAAGTAAAAAAATTTAAAAATGAACCCAATACAAGAGTATTTCTACAGAATTGAAGAGCCTGATAGAAGTACTCTTCTTTTTTTACGCAAAAAAATACTGGAATCCGATACGGAAAATATTACTGAAACATTGAGTTTTGGCTTACCTTTTTTTAAGTATAAAAAGAAAATGCTGTGTTATTTTTATTATAGTAAAAAATATAAAAAACATTACGTAAGTTTTTACCACGGTGACAGGCTTGATGATCCACAGCTACTCCAGGAGGACAGAAAGAAGTTTAAAATCCTTTTAATTGATATGAATGAGGATTTGCCTGTGGAATTGATTTTAAAGCTGATTAATGAAGTAAAACAATATATTAAAGCATAAAAAATACAATGATGAACAAAATGAATTTTGATCCTGAGATTAAAATCAATGTCGGTTTTTTAATCTATAACCAGGTAGAAGCTATGGATCTCAATGGTCCGATAGATGTATTCACAAAGGCCAACAGATTCGACAATAGATATAACCTTTATACCGTTTCTGAAACCAGTCAGCTCGTCCCTTCTGAGGGCGGAACGATACACATGAAGGCTAGTTATTCTTTTGAAAACGCTCCGCAGGCGGATATTTTAATTATTCCCGGAGCAGCCGTGGCTACAATTTCCGAGATCTGCAATAATGATAATATTATTAACTGGATCATTCAACAAGATCAAAATACAAAGCTTACGGTAAGCATCTGTACCGGTTCATTAATTCTTTCCAAAGCAAAAATCCTCGACGGAAAATCTGCAACCACTCACCATCTGGCTCTTGATTTATTAAGGCAAAACCCCACAATAAAGGTCGTAGAGAAAGTACGATATGCTGAAGACGGTAAATTTTTAACAAGCGCAGGAATTACCTCAGGTCTTGATGTTGCACTCCATATCATCGAGATGATCAGTGGAAAAGAAGTCGCCGAAGAAATCGCACAAACTATGGTGTACAACCGCAGCGCCAATATGGATTTTATAAAATAAAAGAGGAAACAATGTTTCCTCTTTTTTATGTTTGATTTAATTTTTAATCTTAATCTTTCATTCTTGCAATCACATCCAGACCGCCTTTTGTAATGTCACCGATCTTACAGATAATTTCCGTATCCAAAGGCAGGAAAACATCCATTCTCGAACCGAATTTGATAAACCCGAATTCGTGTCCCGCTTTCGCTTCATCACCTTCATTACAATAGAAAACAATTCTTCTGGCAACGTATCCTGCAATTTGCCTGAAAACCACCTGATGATTCGTTAAACTTTCCACTGCTACGGTTGTTCTTTCGTTTTCTGTAGAAGATTTCTCATGCCAAGCTACCAGATATTTTCCCGGATGGTATTTTTTATAAATAACCTTCCCTGAAACCGGATATCTGCAGATATGAACATTAAGGGGAGACATGAAAATAGAAACCTGAATGGCTTTTCCTTTGATGAACTCATCCTCTTCCACTTCTTTGATCATTACCACCTTCCCGTCAACAGGAGCAATCACATTCTCTCTATGCTCCAAAATATCACGATCCGGAACTCTAAAGAACCAGAATATTAAACTGTACACTACCAATAATGGCAGAATGATCACCAATGACCACATTTCAAGAAAATAAATAGCCAACGCACCCAACACGATGAAAAGTATGGTTGCTACGGTAATCGTTCCTTTCGATTCTCTGTGTAATTTCATGAGATTAAATAAATTTTTCTAAAATAAAGTACAAATATACGACAGGAACGCAGATTAAAAAACTATCCAGTCGATCTAATACTCCGCCATGCCCCGGAATAAGGTTTCCACTGTCTTTCACACCGAAATTTCTTTTCAGCTGACTTTCTACCAAATCTCCTATCGGAGCAAATGTTGCTACCAAAAATCCTACTACAATCCAGTTTCCCCGAAGATCCGGATGATACTGCTCGATAAAATAAGATAAAATTAAAGTAAGAACTACTCCGCCAATATATCCTTCCCAGGTTTTTTTGGGCGAAATTTTAGGAGCCATTTTATGTTTCCCGAAGAATTTCCCGGTAAGATAAGCAAATGTATCACTGCTCCAGATTAATATAAACAGGAAAAGGACTTCCAGGGAAAAACGGTCGTCAAATCTTGAAAACTTAGGCAGTCCCAACGCAAAACAGAACGGCAGAGCCACATAAATGACCGTAAAAATCAGTTTTCCGCTGTCGTAGTACAATTCGTTCGGATATTTAAATAAAGTGACTACAGCGATAACAATTAAAAGCATCGCCAGAATCTCACTTATCCTAAAATCAAAAAAGAAATCGAAGTGGAAATATCTTTTAGAAAAAATAAAAAAAATGAAAATAATTAAAGGAAGCACGATCCACCTTTCGTAGCCGTTCCCGAATTTCATTATTTTAAAACATTCCCAAGAACCGACTCCCAGTAAAAGCGTTATCAAGCCATAATACAGATATTCCTGCTTTACGAGATCCGGTGAAATACTGTTGATGAGTTGTGCTCCCAGCGGAGTTGTACAAAGAATAATGATTGCAACGTAAACAATTCCTGATAGGGTTCTTTGAATGAGATTTTTGTCCAAAATTTTAAGTTTAGAAGTTGATGCTTAATCTTCAAGCAGCAATAAAAATAGTTTCGTATTGGCATGGGAAGAGGTATCGAGCTTCGATTGGCTTCCGCTGATAGAAGTAAGATTCTTTATATTCCCGTTTCGTTTTATCTTACCCATCGCATCGTTCAGGTTGTTGACAATCTGTGAAACATTAGCCATAATGATAATTTTATTAGGCAGCCTCGAAGAATGGTAGTGAAGAATATTGTTGTGGGAAAGCATAATTCTTCCATCATAGGCGATCAGATATTCGCAGGTGATGAAAGCCGCATCATTGTCAGTTTGTAATTCTGCAGTATAAGGAGATTTCACGACATTCAAAAAATTCTGAAGATCCTTATCCCAGCAAAAAACTTTGTTGATTCCTTCTATTTTGATAATCTGATTTAAAGTCTGTAGAGCCTCCGCTTCATCTGCACAATAATTGAAAAATCCCCCCGAATGCGTAAACAATTGGGCAAACTTATAGTCGAGATCCGCATTTTTCAACGAATCCCCCAGCTTCTCCAGGCTCTGAGATTCTTCTTCCTCAGGCTGGTTCGTCAGTTTGCTTACAATCCTCTTGAATAAATTCAAATCAATTTATTTTTAGTCAACTTTATACAAAAATATAAAATTAATCAAATAGAAATCCAAAAATATGTCTATAAATATGAAAAAACCTGACAATTTTGGAACTGTCAGGTTTATTTATTTAATTTAAAAAAGAAATTTTAAAGTTGAGTCGGGCTTTCAGGAGCCTGAATTTCACTTTCCTCTTCTCTTTCTTTGTCTTTAATAACAATCGTTTCAGCTTGTTCTCCTACCGTATTGGTCACTGGTTTTTCCGTTAATTCCGGATCCCAGGCTCTCTTTCCGAACACTTCTTCAAGGTCTTCACGGAAGATCACTTCTTTTTCCAACAGCTTGCTTGCAAGAGCATCCAGCTTGTCTTTGTTTTCCGTTAAGATCTGAACCGCTCTGTCATATTGATTTTCGATAATTGCTTTAATTTCGATATCAATTTTCTTCGCCGTTTCTTCAGAATAAGGTTTTCCGAAAGAATATTCCGACTGACCTGAGCTGTCATAGTAAGAAATATTACCAATATTCGGGCTCAACCCGTAGATCGTAACCATTGCCTGAGCTCTCTTCGTTACATTTTCAAGGTCAGAAAGCGCCCCTGTAGAAATATTGTTGAAAATCACCTGCTCTGCAGCTCTACCACCCAATGTTGCACACATCTCGTCCAGCATTTGTTCTGTAGTAGTCAGCTGTCTTTCTTCCGGTAAATACCATGCTGCACCCAGCGAACGCCCTCTCGGAACGATAGTCACCTTCAACAATGGTGAAGCGTGCTCTACCAGCCATGAAATTGTCGCGTGTCCTGCTTCATGATAAGCTACTCTTTTCTTTTCAGAAGGTTTGATGGCTTTATTTTTCTTTTCAAGACCACCGATGATTCTGTCTACAGCGTCAAGGAAATCCTGTTTATTTACTGAAGTATGGTTGTTTCTTGCTGCAATTAATGCCGCTTCGTTACAAACATTGGCAATATCTGCCCCACTGAATCCCGGAGTTTGTTTTGCTAAAAACTCTCTGTCTACTGTATCATCAAGTTTGATTTTCTTCAAGTGAACATCAAAAATCTGTCTTCTTTCGTGTAATTCCGGAAGGTCTACATAGATCGAACGGTCAAAACGTCCTGCTCTCATCAAGGCTTTATCCAAGATATCAGCTCTGTTGGTTGCCGCCATTACGATAACGTTTGTATCTGTTCCGAAACCGTCCATTTCAGTAAGAAGCTGGTTCAGGGTGTTTTCTCTTTCGTCGTTTCCGCCGGAGAAATTATTTTTTCCTCTTGCACGCCCGATTGCGTCGATCTCATCGATGAAGATAATCGCAGGAGATTTTGCTTTAGCCTGCGCAAAAAGGTCTCTTACTCTGGAAGCTCCTACCCCAACAAACATCTCCACGAAATCTGAACCTGAAAGCGAGAAGAAAGGAACTTTGGCTTCACCCGCCACAGCTTTCGCCAATAACGTTTTACCCGTTCCCGGAGGGCCTACCAAAAGAACACCTTTAGGAATTTTACCTCCCAGCTTTGTATATTTTTCTGAGTTTTTCAAGAAATCTACTACTTCCTGAACTTCTTCTTTAGCACCTTCCAGACCGGCAACATCTTTAAATGTCACCTGAATTCTTTCTTTTTCGTCGAAAAGCTTAGCCTTGGATTTTCCGATAGAGAAAATTTGTCCACCGGGACCTCCGCCACCGCCCATCTTTCTGAAAAGAAGGAAATAGAATAATCCTAAAATAGCAATCCAGATCAATGCAGAAACCAGAATATCCATAAACGGACTTTTTCCTGCACCGTAATCTTTGGTTGTTTTAATGGCCGGATTTGCGGCTCTTACCTGATCAAATTTTTGAAGGAAAAGCTGAAGATCTCCATATTTAACAGTAAAATCTGCTTTTGGAGCCATTGAGAATGCAGAAAGCGGGTCATTTTCTTTGGTTTTGCTTACCATTGCCGTTTTTGCAGCCTGTGTAAGAAACACATCAGCCTTCTCAGTATCTTTGTAAATTATAATGTTCTGAACTTTTCCCGCCTGCATTTCTTTGAAGAAACCATCTTCGTCAATAGTCTTTGCACTGCTGTCACCGAAAAAATTTGGGACAAAAAATAACAAAAGAGCTATGATCGCAATCGGAAAAAACCAGTTGAATCCTTTATTGTTCATTTATACTTTTTAAAATTTTAAAATTCATTTTCAACCTTTGTAATGACAGCGTCACCCCAAAGTTCCTCTATATCATAGTACTCCCGTACCTGTTTTTGAAAAATATGAACTACCACTGAGACGTAATCTACCAAAACCCACATTGCGTTTTCTGTACCTTCTACGTGCCAAGGTCTTTCTTTTAATTCGTTTCTCACTTTTTTCTCAACACTTCCTGCCAGTGCGGCTACCTGCGTGTTGGAATTTCCGCTACATATCACAAACGTCTCTGCTACCGAGTTTTCAATGTTTGAAAGATCAAAGATCATAATGTCCTCACCCTTTACATCCTGAATAGCCTCAACGATTTTATCTAATAGTTCTTGTTTTTCTGCTGTTTTATTCATTAAAAAATACTATAATCTGCAAATTTATTGTTTTTCTTTTACTTTAGCCTTACTTTTGAGCCCCGAAAGTCTTAAAGTTTTCTTAAATGAGTCAACTATTTTACCTGAAAGAATGCTCTTCTACTAATGACGAAATTTCAAAGTTTTTACTTTATGAAAATTCAGATTTTGTTACTTTGTATACATTCAATCAAACCAAAGGCCGCGGTCAGTACGGAAATACGTGGTCTTCAACCGCTGAAAAAAATTTAGCTTATACCTTGGCTGTAAAGACGGAGCACTTCATGCTTTCAGATTTCATGTTCAATTATTATACCGCAATCGTTATCAGGGATTATCTTGCCAATTTGACTGAAAACGATGTAAAAATAAAGTGGCCGAACGATATTATTCTTAAAAATAAAAAAATCGTCGGAATTTTAATTGAAAAGAAAAAAATTAACCAAAATAATTATTTCATCATCGGAGCCGGCTTCAATATTTTGCAGGAAGATTTTGATGAAATTTCCAATGCTGGATCACTTTTAACGCAGACCGGCAGACATTTCGACCTTGAAGAATTCACTTTAAACCTCAATGATTTTCTTATCAAAAGACTTCAGAATATCCCTTCCGAAGAAGAAATTATGAGACTTTTTAATGCCCATTTATTCCGGAAAGATGAGATTTCGGTTTTTGAACTGGACAAAACGCGCCAAAATGGCATCATAAGATACGCCGACGAAAAAGGAGAACTCTGGATCGAACTCGAAGACGGAATTTGCTCATTTTATCACAAAGAAATAAAACTATTTTACTGATTCGCTCTTTTCAGGTATAAATACGCTGCAAGCGGGAAAAAAGCAATATTCGGAAGCCACATCGCCAATGCCGGAGATATGCTTTTGTTTTCGGAAACTACTTTCAAAGCTTCGAATGAAAATACGAAAACGAACGCCAGGGAAATCCCCAAAGCCAGGTTAATTCCCAATCCTCCACGTTTTTTCTGTGAAGAAAGAGAAAGCGCCAAAAACGTCAGGATGATAATGGAAATCGGCATCGCTGTCCGCTGATGAAGCTCATTAAGATGGGCATTCAGGTTGCTGTTTCCTTTTTCCTTTTCTCTTTTGATGAATTTTAAAAGTTCCGGAGTGGTTTTATTTTGTCCTAAAAGCTCGTTCGGGAAAAGCTCTTCCGGATTGTGTCCGAAGCTTTTCTTTAAATCAAAGCCATTGGCAAGCTTCTCCGTATCGTTTTTATTGATTGTTTTTTCTGCGTAAGAATTTAAGACAAACAGTTTTTTATCTTTATCCCAAGTAACATCTGAGGCTTTGAGTTCGTACGTCAATCTTCTGTTTTTATCAAACTTCTGATAGACAAATCCTGAACCTCTTTTTTCCCTTTTATTCCAGGAATTAATGAAAATATATTCTGTTTTGCTCAACTGTGCAGAAACAGGAGCCGTTCCTAAAACCTTTTCCTTGTTGGTCGCATTATAAGTATACGCTTCCAGCTGATTTTTCTGGATATTTGCCCAAGGCAGCACAAAGTGATTGACTCCCAAAGAGATCGTTGCAATAAACAAAGATGTTAAAAGATAAGGTCTTGCAAAGCGATGGAAACTCGCACCACTACTGATGACGGCAACAATTTCCGTATTATTTGCCATTCTCGATGTAAAATAAATCACCGAAATGAATACCAGAATTGAGAGGAAAGTCATGACCAGGTTGATGATCCAGAACGGGTAGAAATGAACCAAAAAATACGTCAGATTAAGCTTTGCATCGATCGCCGTAGCATTCTCGATTCTCGGGATTTTCTGCTGAACGTCGATCACGAGTACAACTATAGACAGCAATATCAGCATGAAACTGAATGTTCCAAGATATTTTTTTACGATATATCGGTCTATAATTTTTAACATAAATCCTATTTTAAAGTCTTTGTCTAAGCACCGGAACCACAGAATTCTTCCATTCGTAGAAATCTCCTGCCATAATGTGTTCTCTGGCCACTTTTACAAGATCCAAATAAAACGCTAAATTATGAATTGAAGCAATTTGTTTGGCCAAATATTCTTTAGAAACGAATAAATGTCTCAAATATG is a genomic window of Chryseobacterium wanjuense containing:
- a CDS encoding DUF1801 domain-containing protein, producing MNPIQEYFYRIEEPDRSTLLFLRKKILESDTENITETLSFGLPFFKYKKKMLCYFYYSKKYKKHYVSFYHGDRLDDPQLLQEDRKKFKILLIDMNEDLPVELILKLINEVKQYIKA
- a CDS encoding phosphatidate cytidylyltransferase — translated: MDKNLIQRTLSGIVYVAIIILCTTPLGAQLINSISPDLVKQEYLYYGLITLLLGVGSWECFKIMKFGNGYERWIVLPLIIFIFFIFSKRYFHFDFFFDFRISEILAMLLIVIAVVTLFKYPNELYYDSGKLIFTVIYVALPFCFALGLPKFSRFDDRFSLEVLFLFILIWSSDTFAYLTGKFFGKHKMAPKISPKKTWEGYIGGVVLTLILSYFIEQYHPDLRGNWIVVGFLVATFAPIGDLVESQLKRNFGVKDSGNLIPGHGGVLDRLDSFLICVPVVYLYFILEKFI
- a CDS encoding DJ-1/PfpI family protein, with the translated sequence MMNKMNFDPEIKINVGFLIYNQVEAMDLNGPIDVFTKANRFDNRYNLYTVSETSQLVPSEGGTIHMKASYSFENAPQADILIIPGAAVATISEICNNDNIINWIIQQDQNTKLTVSICTGSLILSKAKILDGKSATTHHLALDLLRQNPTIKVVEKVRYAEDGKFLTSAGITSGLDVALHIIEMISGKEVAEEIAQTMVYNRSANMDFIK
- the rsfS gene encoding ribosome silencing factor, yielding MNKTAEKQELLDKIVEAIQDVKGEDIMIFDLSNIENSVAETFVICSGNSNTQVAALAGSVEKKVRNELKERPWHVEGTENAMWVLVDYVSVVVHIFQKQVREYYDIEELWGDAVITKVENEF
- a CDS encoding biotin--[acetyl-CoA-carboxylase] ligase; the protein is MSQLFYLKECSSTNDEISKFLLYENSDFVTLYTFNQTKGRGQYGNTWSSTAEKNLAYTLAVKTEHFMLSDFMFNYYTAIVIRDYLANLTENDVKIKWPNDIILKNKKIVGILIEKKKINQNNYFIIGAGFNILQEDFDEISNAGSLLTQTGRHFDLEEFTLNLNDFLIKRLQNIPSEEEIMRLFNAHLFRKDEISVFELDKTRQNGIIRYADEKGELWIELEDGICSFYHKEIKLFY
- a CDS encoding LptF/LptG family permease translates to MLKIIDRYIVKKYLGTFSFMLILLSIVVLVIDVQQKIPRIENATAIDAKLNLTYFLVHFYPFWIINLVMTFLSILVFISVIYFTSRMANNTEIVAVISSGASFHRFARPYLLTSLFIATISLGVNHFVLPWANIQKNQLEAYTYNATNKEKVLGTAPVSAQLSKTEYIFINSWNKREKRGSGFVYQKFDKNRRLTYELKASDVTWDKDKKLFVLNSYAEKTINKNDTEKLANGFDLKKSFGHNPEELFPNELLGQNKTTPELLKFIKREKEKGNSNLNAHLNELHQRTAMPISIIILTFLALSLSSQKKRGGLGINLALGISLAFVFVFSFEALKVVSENKSISPALAMWLPNIAFFPLAAYLYLKRANQ
- the ftsH gene encoding ATP-dependent zinc metalloprotease FtsH; amino-acid sequence: MNNKGFNWFFPIAIIALLLFFVPNFFGDSSAKTIDEDGFFKEMQAGKVQNIIIYKDTEKADVFLTQAAKTAMVSKTKENDPLSAFSMAPKADFTVKYGDLQLFLQKFDQVRAANPAIKTTKDYGAGKSPFMDILVSALIWIAILGLFYFLLFRKMGGGGGPGGQIFSIGKSKAKLFDEKERIQVTFKDVAGLEGAKEEVQEVVDFLKNSEKYTKLGGKIPKGVLLVGPPGTGKTLLAKAVAGEAKVPFFSLSGSDFVEMFVGVGASRVRDLFAQAKAKSPAIIFIDEIDAIGRARGKNNFSGGNDERENTLNQLLTEMDGFGTDTNVIVMAATNRADILDKALMRAGRFDRSIYVDLPELHERRQIFDVHLKKIKLDDTVDREFLAKQTPGFSGADIANVCNEAALIAARNNHTSVNKQDFLDAVDRIIGGLEKKNKAIKPSEKKRVAYHEAGHATISWLVEHASPLLKVTIVPRGRSLGAAWYLPEERQLTTTEQMLDEMCATLGGRAAEQVIFNNISTGALSDLENVTKRAQAMVTIYGLSPNIGNISYYDSSGQSEYSFGKPYSEETAKKIDIEIKAIIENQYDRAVQILTENKDKLDALASKLLEKEVIFREDLEEVFGKRAWDPELTEKPVTNTVGEQAETIVIKDKEREEESEIQAPESPTQL
- a CDS encoding phosphatidylserine decarboxylase family protein: MKLHRESKGTITVATILFIVLGALAIYFLEMWSLVIILPLLVVYSLIFWFFRVPDRDILEHRENVIAPVDGKVVMIKEVEEDEFIKGKAIQVSIFMSPLNVHICRYPVSGKVIYKKYHPGKYLVAWHEKSSTENERTTVAVESLTNHQVVFRQIAGYVARRIVFYCNEGDEAKAGHEFGFIKFGSRMDVFLPLDTEIICKIGDITKGGLDVIARMKD
- a CDS encoding LUD domain-containing protein — protein: MNLFKRIVSKLTNQPEEEESQSLEKLGDSLKNADLDYKFAQLFTHSGGFFNYCADEAEALQTLNQIIKIEGINKVFCWDKDLQNFLNVVKSPYTAELQTDNDAAFITCEYLIAYDGRIMLSHNNILHYHSSRLPNKIIIMANVSQIVNNLNDAMGKIKRNGNIKNLTSISGSQSKLDTSSHANTKLFLLLLED